One window from the genome of Podospora pseudocomata strain CBS 415.72m chromosome 6, whole genome shotgun sequence encodes:
- a CDS encoding hypothetical protein (COG:S; EggNog:ENOG503NYQQ), giving the protein MAQPQPQAPQVSHPPQVSPHMQQMQQMQMPQQQQQRPPQQQHYSPPQQSASPANTPQPQYSIPPNKRPRTSVETPSQPQSQYGTPTYAMSPQAAVASPNTVTSPNYTNMPTPVPNAPSYASQYGVNGHSAASPAQQPGLTLPEARPSMTATPTPTTPLTPSLPHTPQPQQHQAPQYQQQQHQVPQAQQLGQVQPTQQQHGQAHPQQQVPAPQYQQGQQYQQPMQPQHAQSVQQPIQSQPVQQAPQQQYTNATMAPIGPPPSTPGAMLPPSKPVTTKEYEYDVSDALAGTGVDLRAEEQYLAELYGGSFAQEARTGLPANAPGNKGSFYGAGSANQPAEATRLSQEQFEAEAAKRAWDEAAQRLAVTRSNELRNPFLIVPNLHYRADKIAKEHGLTLNLELKNQQQTMGKMRTPQEFPQPKVTVTSRHGPDGMVVSTKGCFIPHDAYLVDQLALLSIATKHRLRELLEEANGIANIRQTTSHGEIPQEWADVAVPLRTGLDSLPADTANGNPRKRSFEAVSTAPVPSKGAKVVKDLNAAVRQNATSERDLEEARLRKRQKRLNPDAAQTGSRAGSIVPGTPGSVAPDGEAAKAPSKKELKKGAAAARLSEASSTANANQTLSALMGSFGKKKKKEYSWMTSGSGPSTPRATGGQEPGTPGSAAGSKAQPEKATLTQDGKAPRLGTWREDKEKGKSIQLRDWVTVLEMDGRDIKAVQEAYVKLDSSTPR; this is encoded by the exons CGATTCCGCCGAATAAGAGACCCCGAACATCGGTCGAGACCCCGTCGCAACCACAGTCGCAATACGGTACGCCGACGTATGCTATGAGTCCACAGGCAGCCGTTGCATCTCCGAACACTGTTACATCTCCGAACTACACCAACATGCCCACTCCGGTTCCCAATGCGCCGTCGTATGCCTCTCAGTATGGTGTGAATGGACATTCTGCCGCTTCCCCGGCTCAACAACCAGGCTTGACATTGCCTGAAGCCCGACCCTCGATGACTGCCACCCCAACACCGACAACCCCTCTTACCCCGAGTCTTCCCCACACCCCGCAgcctcaacaacatcaggCTCCGCAatatcagcaacagcagcaccaagtTCCGCAGGCCCAGCAGCTTGGGCAGGTGCAGCcaacccaacagcagcatggACAGGCGCACCCGCAACAGCAGGTGCCGGCTCCGCAGTATCAGCAGGGCCAGCAGTACCAACAGCCGATGCAGCCCCAACATGCGCAGTCGGTTCAGCAACCAATACAGTCCCAACCCGTCCAGCAAGCTCCACAGCAACAGTATACCAATGCCACAATGGCACCGATTggtccccctccctccactccGGGTGCCATGTTGCCTCCATCGAAGCCGGTTACTACGAAGGAATACGAATATGACGTGAGCGATGCTCTCGCTGGAACAGGCGTGGATTTGAGGGCCGAGGAACAATACCTAGCGGAGCTGTATGGTGGTTCGTTTGCTCAGGAGGCAAGAACCGGCCTGCCAGCCAACGCGCCAGGCAACAAGGGCTCATTTTATGGTGCTGGTTCAGCGAATCAACCAGCTGAGGCCACCAGGCTCAGTCAGGAGCAGTTTGAagccgaggctgccaagcGAGCCTGGGACGAGGCGGCCCAAAGATTGGCTGTTACCCGAAGCAATGAGCTCAGGAACCCTTTCTTGATCGTCCCTAACCTGCATTATCGCGCGGACAAGATTGCGAAGGAGCATGGGCTCACACTCAATCTGGAGCTCAAGAACCAGCAGCAAACCATGGGTAAAATGCGGACTCCCCAAGAGTTTCCTCAGCCTAAGGTGACAGTGACATCCAGACACGGCCCTGATGGCATGGTTGTCTCTACAAAGGGGTGTTTTATCCCTCATGATGCTTATTTGGTCGATCAACTTGCACTCTTGTCGATCGCCACAAAGCACCGTCTGAGAGAGCTCCTCGAGGAAGCCAATGGCATCGCCAATATTCGGCAGACAACTTCTCATGGCGAGATTCCCCAAGAGTGGGCTGATGTTGCCGTACCTTTACGAACCGGTCTTGATTCCCTTCCCGCCGACACGGCCAACGGCAACCCCCGCAAGC GCTCCTTTGAAGCAGTCAGTACCGCCCCAGTGCCATCCAAGGGTGCCAAGGTGGTCAAGGACCTCAACGCCGCTGTGAGACAGAATGCCACGTCTGAGCGAGATCTGGAAGAAGCTCGGCTTCGCAAGCGGCAAAAGCGGTTAAACCCAGATGCAGCCCAGACCGGATCTCGCGCAGGTTCCATCGTTCCTGGTACACCTGGTTCAGTCGCACCCGACGGCGAGGCCGCCAAAGCGCCTTCCAAGAAAGAACTAAAGAAGGGTGCGGCAGCCGCCAGACTATCCGAGGCATCCAGCACTGCCAATGCGAACCAGACCCTGAGCGCTTTGATGGGCAGTtttggaaagaaaaagaagaaggaataCAGCTGGATGACGTCTGGTAGTGGCCCAAGCACACCCCGAGCGACCGGTGGCCAAGAACCAGGCACCCCTGGTTCAGCAGCTGGCAGTAAAGCACAGCCGGAGAAGGCCACACTGACCCAGGATGGCAAGGCTCCCCGTCTGGGCACCTGGcgggaggacaaggagaaagGCAAAAGTATCCAGCTTCGAGACTGGGTTACAgtgttggagatggatggcCGCGACATCAAGGCTGTCCAGGAGGCCTATGTCAAACTGGATTCCTCGACGCCCCGATAG
- the RO3 gene encoding Dynactin, 150 kDa isoform (EggNog:ENOG503NWE7; COG:D; COG:Z) — MSDLAVGQKIQLSDGRTGTIRYVGQTHFAVGEWVGVELDDGSGKNDGMVQGERYFECAMGYGMFVRPVTVTVTAPAPVPSQPPKPAGAKKGSRPSSLFSNNSNKGASSSTSDPSLGKRMSLNAPSPSPVPRRGSVRSPTKSPTKQLNRSPTSAAPSRTVTPSNANVKPGALAVRPRPASATSRPSMAPPPVPRQTRQVSTASSTPRQSSAPPRTLSTRGGLATGVGSRPASTRVPGARQSSASSVSSVNKTSRAESRKSSDDEILSPQPTSPVQVRTAALEKLATTSLPPAGGGAAKSPIATASVSSRNAPSTAAAQKEIEDLKAKLRVLEKKRIEDREKLNNLEKIKGERDKFERIIQTLQIKYQPQQQEIADLRKQLKEAETRFYAVEEMQESHESALELATLDREMAEETAEVLKVELEALKQKSEELELEVEILREENAEFTKGMSTEERASTGWLQMERNNERLKEALIRLRDLSQEQEEELKDQIKGLEEDLREFETMKEQFAATKEKLAQAEVAVEDLREQLNNALGAEDLIEKITEENMNQAEEIKELRAVIDDLESLKEINDELEINHVQNEKEMQEELDLKDAIISEQMRQANVQRESMEDMEYTLSRFRELVTSLQSDLEDMRASHAVTENESEQLNNRSRAMMDLNMKLQISAAKAQVKTIDLELRRMEAQEAEQHLEIVKLFLPDSYQLDRDSVLALLRFKRLAFKANLLNGFIKERVNGQAHPGHEDDVFEGCGAIDKLTWVSAMCDRFVNSISHCSLEQFAKYEGALYELEPVERALNGWIDGLRRDDLKEKQCSAELQRTIALMTHLGEVHISNDLESFADDIHMKALLMQSHLESAAATFTTMRAMVQRVVPPSDEENELEQYFAKKAEGVITQTRGAKVIAGKTVRSLEELKTRHLSLTPDTMEAFEQCEAATQELSEMARRIGLDLHQLVLEEGRTEPYTYVEIQNCISQTSINSFGTNEADLFSTYLNKLRQTTSQISDLAALSTDLAQTQEFERSQPPWLLRAQEIKALKKIPVDAEEELRRLKDDINDARRAIAIREENLSTAQVKIETLESRMRDANAKAKRVTELESHLETTKSEAAALADNIKKQDRELKALESERDKWKQIASNSRVISTAGGEEGAKANQERAVATAREMDALKNEILGLQSAVKYLREDNRRARVKEQASYDWLAEPLLKKAVPAEKQRRNMVKAESKAVLGELVKMVTEAKVYDLSMLDKKIVAQGGWKPAKSTPQFWAAKQEEDWAVWKGWEGAVIKNARLLNAVEHNREEVKEKKGVVSAAAKLQIRLPGGKKHHYGGEVQVFGSREWEGLQGRMVTAGV; from the exons ATGTCCGATTTAGCGGTTGGGCAGAAAATACAGCTGAGCGACGGCCGCACTGGAACTATTCGATATGTTGGCCAAACACACTTCGCCGTGGGCGAATGGGTTGGTGTCGAGCTCGACGATGGATCCGGAAAGAATGATGGCATGGTTCAGGGAGAGCGCTATTTCGAATGTGCCATGGGATATGGCATGTTCGTAAGGCCCGTCACAGTCACCGTCAcggctcctgctcctgtTCCATCACAGCCACCCAAGCCAGCCGGCGCCAAAAAAGGATCTCGCCCAAGCAGCCTgttctccaacaactccaacaaGGGGGCCTCGTCCTCTACCAGTGATCCGAGTCTGGGGAAACGAATGAGCTTGAATGCACCCAGCCCGAGTCCAGTACCTAGAAGGGGCAGTGTGAGG AGTCCCACGAAATCACCCACGAAGCAGCTTAATCGCTCCCCAACCAGCGCGGCACCATCGCGAACCGTCACACCCTCCAATGCCAATGTCAAACCCGGCGCCTTGGCCGTCAGACCTCGACCTGCTTCTGCCACCAGCAGGCCCTCTATGGCCCCGCCGCCCGTGCCCAGACAAACCCGCCAGGTCTCGacagcttcttcaaccccaagacAGAGTAGTGCTCCTCCACGCACACTCAGCACCAGAGGTGGACTTGCCACCGGAGTCGGATCGAGACCGGCATCAACTCGTGTTCCTGGCGCGAGGCAGAGCTCCGCCTCGTCCGTTTCGAGCGTCAACAAGACTTCCCGCGCCGAATCCCGCAAAAGCAGCGATGACGAGATATTATCCCCTCAACCCACCAGCCCCGTCCAAGTCCGAACGGCAGCGCTGGAGAAGCTCGCCACGACGTCCCTACCACCGGCAGGTGGAGGGGCAGCAAAATCACCCATTGCCACTGCTTCTGTATCGTCACGAAATGCGCCCAGCACAGCCGCTGCGCagaaggagattgaagaTCTCAAGGCCAAACTGCGCGTGCTGGAGAAGAAACGGATCGAAGACAGAGAAAAGCTGAACAACTTAGAGAAAAtcaagggggagagggataaGTTTGAGAGAATTATTCAGACATTACAGATCAAATaccagcctcagcagcaagagaTTGCGGATTTGAGGAAACAGCTCAAGGAGGCAGAAACAAGGTTTTATGCAGTCGAGGAGATGCAGGAGAGCCATGAAAGCGCGCTTGAGCTGGCAACGCTGGATCGggagatggcggaggagacggcCGAGGTGCTCAAGGTGGAACTGGAAGCACTGAAGCAGAAAAGCGAAGAGCTGGAGCTCGAGGTGGAGATTCTCCGGGAGGAAAACGCCGAATTCACAAAGGGGATGTCGACCGAGGAACGGGCGAGCACCGGGTGGTTGCAAATGGAGAGAAACAATGAACGGCTCAAGGAGGCACTGATCAGGCTGAGGGACCTTTCGCaggagcaagaagaggaactCAAGGATCAAATcaaggggctggaggaggatctGAGGGAGTTTGAGACGATGAAGGAGCAATTCGCCGCGACGAAGGAAAAGTTGGCCCAGGccgaggtggcggtggaggatcTGAGGGAGCAGCTGAACAATGCGCTAGGAGCAGAGGACCTGATCGAGAAGATCACTGAGGAAAATATGAATCAAGcagaggagatcaaggagttGCGGGCCGTCATTGATGACCTGGAGAGTTTGAAGGAGATCAACGACGAGCTGGAGATCAATCATGTACAGAATGAAAAGGAGAtgcaggaggagctggacTTGAAGGATGCCATTATTTCTGAGCAAATGAGGCAGGCCAACGTACAGCGGGAGTCGATGGAGGATATGGAGTATACACTTTCGCGGTTCAGGGAACTGGTCACGAGCTTGCAAAGTGATTTGGAGGATATGAGGGCCTCCCATGCGGTGACGGAGAACGAGTCCGAGCAGCTTAACAATCGCTCTAGGGCTATGATGGACTTGAACATGAAGCTGCAAATTTCGGCGGCCAAGGCCCAGGTGAAGACAATTGACCTtgagctgaggaggatggaggccCAAGAGGCGGAGCAGCACCTCGAGATTGTCAAGCTGTTTTTGCCCGACAGCTATCAGTTGGATAGGGATTCCGTTCTGGCCCTGTTGCGCTTCAAGAGACTGGCGTTCAAGGCCAACTTGCTGAATGGCTTCATCAAGGAGCGTGTGAATGGCCAGGCGCACCCCGGACACGAAGACGACGTATTTGAGGGTTGCGGTGCCATCGACAAGCTCACATGGGTATCTGCCATGTGCGATCGTTTTGTCAATTCCATCAGCCACTGCTCTCTGGAGCAGTTCGCCAAGTACGAAGGTGCGTTGTACGAACTGGAGCCTGTCGAGAGAGCTCTTAATGGTTGGATCGACGGCTTGAGGCGTGACGATttgaaggagaagcagtGCTCTGCCGAGCTCCAGCGGACAATTGCTCTCATGACGCATCTGGGCGAGGTGCACATCTCCAACGACCTGGAGAGCTTCGCCGATGATATTCACATGAAGGCGCTTCTCATGCAAAGCCATCTGGAATCTGCTGCGGCCACCTTCACGACCATGCGTGCCATGGTTCAGCGGGTCGTTCCACCAAGCGACGAGGAGAACGAGCTGGAGCAATATTTCgcaaagaaggccgagggcgTCATCACACAGACGCGCGGCGCCAAGGTCATTGCAGGCAAGACAGTTCGCTCtctcgaggagctcaagaccaGGCATCTATCCCTTACGCCGGATACCATGGAAGCTTTTGAGCAGTGCGAGGCGGCCACCCAAGAGCTTTCCGAGATGGCCCGCAGAATTGGTTTGGACCTTCATCAGCTCGTGCTCGAGGAGGGCAGGACAGAACCGTACACCTACGTGGAGATCCAAAACTGCATCTCGCAGACTTCCATCAACTCATTCGGCACTAACGAAGCCGATTTGTTCTCTACCTACCTCAACAAGCTCCGCCAGACCACCTCTCAAATCTCGGATCTGGCTGCTCTCTCCACCGACCTGGCCCAAACTCAAGAATTCGAGCGCAGCCAGCCTCCATGGCTCCTGCGCGCACAGGAGATCAAGGCCCTCAAGAAGATCCCAGtggatgccgaggaagaacTTCGACGTCTCAAGGATGACATCAACGATGCGCGCCGTGCCATCGCCATCCGGGAAGAAAACTTATCGACAGCCCAGGTCAAGATTGAAACGCTTGAATCCCGCATGCGTGATGCGAACGCCAAAGCCAAGCGCGTCACCGAGCTCGAGTCCCACCTCGAGACTACCAAATCCGAAGCCGCGGCTCTAGcggacaacatcaagaagcaAGATCGCGAGCTCAAGGCTTTGGAATCGGAGCGTGACAAGTGGAAGCAGATCGCATCCAACAGTCGCGTTATTTCTACGGCTggcggtgaagagggggcCAAGGCTAACCAAGAAAGAGCGGTGGCGACGGCAAGGGAGATGGACGCGCTCAAAAATGAGATTCTGGGCTTGCAGTCGGCAGTGAAGTACCTCCGGGAGGACAACAGGAGGGCAAGAGTCAAAGAGCAGGCTAGCTACGACTGGCTGGCCGAGCCACTTCTCAAGAAGGCAGTTCCGGCGGAGAAGCAGAGGAGGAACATGGTCAAGGCAGAGAGCAAGGCCGTTCTCGGTGAACTGGTCAAGATGGTGACCGAGGCGAAGGTCTATGACTTGAGCATGCTGGACAAGAAGATTGTTGCGCAGGGCGGGTGGAAGCCGGCGAAGAGCACACCGCAGTTTTGGGCTGCTAAACAAGAGGAAGATTGGGCTGTTTGGaagggttgggagggggccGTGATCAAGAATGCGAGGTTGCTGAACGCGGTGGAGCACAATCGAgaagaggtcaaggagaaaaagggggtcgTCAGCGCGGCTGCGAAACTGCAGATTAGACTTCCTGGTGGGAAGAAACATCATTATGGGGGAGAGGTGCAAGTTTTTGGTTCGAGAGAGTGGGAAGGGCTGCAGGGAAGGATGGTGACAGCTGGGGTGTAA